From one Idiomarina sp. X4 genomic stretch:
- the fadI gene encoding acetyl-CoA C-acyltransferase FadI: protein MSEAQQVRTVNGERIAFVSGLRTPFAKQATEFHGVPAVDLGKMVVQELVNKTGIEGDWVEQLVFGQVVQMPEAPNIAREIVLGTSLPVNTDAYSVSRACATSFQSAVNIAEAMIAGHIRGGIAGGADSSSVLPIGVSKRLARALVDLNKAKTLGQRLSILKRLRFKDLMPVPPAVAEYSTGLSMGQTAEQMAKTHSISRADQDELTVRSHQKAHAAWEAGWLDSEVMTAYPEPYKKYLSRDNNIRGDSQVDKLSKLKPVFDRKHGSVTAANSTPLTDGASAVLMMTESRAKELGLPVLGYLRSYAFAALQVEEDMLMGPSYSTPVALDRAGMTLNDLDLIDMHEAFAAQTLANMKMFASDKFAKEKLGRDKAIGDIDMDKFNVLGGSIAYGHPFAATGTRMITQTLNELRRRGGGVGLTTACAAGGLGAAMIVETE, encoded by the coding sequence ATGTCAGAAGCACAGCAAGTGCGTACCGTTAACGGTGAACGTATCGCCTTTGTGTCGGGGTTACGAACGCCGTTTGCTAAGCAGGCAACAGAATTTCATGGCGTGCCGGCGGTTGACCTGGGAAAAATGGTTGTTCAGGAGCTGGTCAATAAAACCGGTATTGAAGGCGACTGGGTCGAACAATTGGTATTCGGGCAAGTCGTTCAAATGCCGGAAGCGCCGAATATTGCCCGTGAAATTGTGTTAGGCACCAGCTTGCCAGTGAACACCGACGCTTACAGTGTGTCACGTGCGTGTGCAACGAGCTTTCAGTCTGCGGTTAATATTGCAGAAGCAATGATTGCCGGACATATTCGCGGTGGTATTGCCGGCGGTGCTGATTCTTCGTCGGTATTGCCTATAGGTGTGAGTAAACGCTTAGCTCGCGCGTTGGTTGATCTTAATAAAGCCAAGACACTGGGCCAGCGCTTATCGATTTTAAAACGTCTTAGGTTTAAAGACTTAATGCCAGTGCCGCCTGCTGTGGCTGAGTATTCAACCGGGCTGAGTATGGGGCAAACCGCAGAGCAAATGGCAAAAACGCACAGTATCAGTCGTGCTGACCAGGACGAACTGACTGTACGCTCGCATCAAAAAGCACATGCTGCCTGGGAAGCAGGTTGGTTGGACAGTGAAGTTATGACCGCCTACCCAGAACCTTATAAAAAGTACTTAAGCCGCGACAACAATATTCGTGGTGACAGCCAGGTCGATAAACTGTCCAAGTTGAAGCCAGTGTTTGATCGCAAACATGGCTCAGTTACAGCCGCTAACAGTACACCGTTAACCGATGGTGCCTCGGCGGTATTAATGATGACGGAAAGTCGGGCAAAAGAGTTAGGGCTACCTGTGCTGGGATATTTACGCAGCTACGCCTTTGCGGCGCTGCAGGTCGAAGAAGATATGCTGATGGGGCCGTCTTATTCTACGCCAGTTGCGCTCGACAGAGCGGGCATGACGCTAAACGATCTTGATTTAATTGATATGCATGAAGCTTTTGCAGCACAAACACTAGCCAATATGAAAATGTTCGCTAGTGACAAGTTTGCGAAGGAAAAGCTAGGACGTGACAAAGCCATTGGCGACATTGATATGGATAAATTTAACGTACTGGGCGGCTCAATTGCCTATGGACACCCGTTTGCAGCAACCGGTACGCGTATGATTACGCAAACGTTGAATGAATTACGTCGACGCGGCGGTGGTGTCGGTTTGACAACAGCCTGTGCCGCGGGTGGATTAGGTGCTGCAATGATTGTGGAGACAGAATAA
- a CDS encoding AAA family ATPase, whose product MSSTAFQQLQDYLNQQVLGQPDFTRNLLIAVLADGHLLVEGPPGLAKTRAVQSLANGIEGDFHRIQFTPDLLPADLTGTDIYRPETGTFEFQQGPLFHNLILADEINRAPAKVQSALLEAMAERQITVGQRSYPLSDLFMVLATQNPLEQEGTYPLPEAQLDRFLMHLKLDYPDAETEQKILRLTRGEALNEQMPAPKPLTQADLFNARKEVLEVYLDDAVENYLVQLIIATRQPQHYDANLASWIGYGASPRATISLERCARAQAWLAGRDFVTPDDVMSICHNVLRHRIILSYQAEADGVTHDQVIDTILKLVPAP is encoded by the coding sequence ATGTCATCGACAGCATTTCAACAATTACAAGACTACCTGAATCAGCAGGTTCTGGGACAACCCGACTTTACCCGTAATTTATTAATCGCGGTATTAGCCGATGGACACTTATTGGTGGAAGGACCGCCAGGCCTTGCCAAAACTCGCGCAGTGCAGAGCTTAGCGAATGGCATTGAGGGCGATTTTCACCGTATTCAGTTTACTCCCGACTTACTACCCGCTGACTTGACCGGTACGGATATTTACCGTCCCGAGACCGGGACTTTTGAGTTCCAACAAGGTCCTTTGTTCCATAACTTGATTTTAGCGGATGAGATTAACCGGGCTCCGGCCAAGGTTCAGTCAGCGTTGCTGGAGGCTATGGCCGAACGCCAAATTACCGTGGGACAACGCAGTTATCCGCTGTCTGACTTATTTATGGTGCTGGCAACACAAAACCCGTTAGAGCAGGAAGGCACCTATCCGCTTCCTGAGGCACAATTAGACCGCTTCTTAATGCATTTAAAGCTGGACTATCCTGACGCAGAAACAGAGCAAAAAATTCTCAGACTGACCCGCGGGGAAGCGCTCAACGAGCAAATGCCAGCGCCCAAACCGCTGACGCAGGCAGACTTATTCAATGCTCGTAAAGAAGTGTTGGAAGTTTACCTGGACGACGCCGTAGAGAATTATTTAGTTCAGTTAATTATCGCCACTCGCCAACCTCAGCACTATGACGCCAACCTGGCTTCATGGATTGGTTATGGCGCCAGCCCGCGTGCCACTATTTCATTAGAGCGCTGCGCACGCGCTCAAGCTTGGTTGGCAGGTCGTGACTTTGTCACGCCAGACGATGTTATGTCCATTTGCCATAACGTATTACGCCATCGAATCATACTGAGCTACCAGGCTGAAGCTGACGGCGTCACACACGATCAAGTTATCGACACCATACTGAAACTGGTGCCAGCGCCGTAA
- a CDS encoding DUF58 domain-containing protein, with product MPQLDVSQWLRQLHTDGISLGMQELMYYRSKIAAFAKHKKTLPRTTVSGPLLSKVRGRGMEFDEVRHYQAGDDIRAIDWRVTARTGKAHTKLYREEKEKPVFIWVDLSLSQLFGSEFVFKSVQAAHLAAAIAWQAQHKGDRVGGLISNGWLHNEFKPAARQQGVLRLLHGLVDVSRDSLARWQKKGPAPAEPMSESLKRLRQLVKPGSIIHVISDFHNADKNIVDGLQVLSKHNMVRCYGVYDPMEKALPQGHSIQPLAVSNGQQQVDIDLTNKRQTDTYEKAAQSHWQALEKSFANRQLLFTPVSSAQPIEVQWSDIS from the coding sequence ATGCCTCAACTGGACGTTTCACAATGGCTAAGACAACTGCATACCGATGGTATTTCGCTCGGTATGCAGGAGCTCATGTATTATCGCAGTAAAATTGCCGCTTTTGCTAAGCATAAAAAAACGCTGCCTAGAACAACGGTGTCCGGCCCTTTACTCAGTAAAGTTCGAGGACGCGGTATGGAATTTGACGAAGTGAGGCATTATCAGGCCGGCGACGACATTCGTGCTATTGACTGGCGCGTGACAGCAAGAACCGGTAAAGCCCATACCAAGCTGTACCGGGAAGAAAAAGAAAAGCCCGTGTTCATTTGGGTCGATTTGTCATTGTCTCAGTTATTTGGCAGTGAGTTTGTATTTAAGTCGGTCCAGGCTGCGCACCTTGCTGCGGCCATTGCCTGGCAGGCGCAGCACAAAGGTGACCGTGTCGGCGGACTCATTAGCAATGGCTGGCTTCATAATGAATTTAAACCGGCCGCACGCCAACAAGGCGTATTACGGCTATTGCACGGTCTTGTTGACGTGAGTAGAGATAGCTTAGCGCGCTGGCAGAAAAAGGGGCCGGCTCCCGCAGAGCCTATGTCCGAATCGTTAAAGCGATTACGTCAACTGGTTAAGCCCGGCAGTATTATTCATGTTATTAGTGATTTTCATAATGCCGACAAAAACATTGTTGATGGGCTGCAAGTGTTATCGAAACATAACATGGTGCGTTGCTACGGTGTTTATGATCCTATGGAAAAAGCGCTTCCTCAAGGACATTCCATTCAGCCTTTAGCTGTGTCTAATGGTCAACAACAAGTCGATATCGACTTAACCAATAAGCGTCAGACAGACACATACGAAAAAGCGGCCCAGAGCCACTGGCAGGCGCTTGAAAAGAGTTTTGCAAACCGGCAGCTGCTGTTTACACCGGTGAGCAGTGCGCAACCGATTGAAGTACAGTGGAGCGATATTTCATGA
- a CDS encoding DUF4381 domain-containing protein — protein MIQQASLSQLNDIVPPADASWWPPTWWSLGAALLFIAIVASISYWLVQRRLRARARREAYKQLQTLTPATTEQITRLLKRVALVYYPQQRVSNLHGQEWIAFLLSGMSEKSQQNFNAELQQYDINSELYGQASNAFCELYKAVGCQWLQLDLSKMPGEHNV, from the coding sequence ATGATACAACAAGCATCGCTCAGTCAGCTCAATGACATTGTCCCGCCGGCTGATGCCAGTTGGTGGCCACCGACTTGGTGGAGCCTTGGTGCCGCCTTACTATTCATCGCAATTGTCGCGTCCATTAGCTATTGGTTGGTTCAACGGCGGTTAAGGGCGCGGGCTCGTCGTGAAGCCTACAAGCAATTACAAACATTAACGCCAGCCACCACTGAGCAAATCACCCGATTACTTAAGCGCGTGGCGCTTGTATATTATCCTCAGCAAAGGGTTTCTAACTTACACGGACAAGAGTGGATCGCGTTTTTACTCTCAGGTATGAGCGAAAAGTCGCAGCAAAACTTTAACGCGGAATTACAGCAGTACGACATTAATAGCGAGCTATACGGACAAGCAAGTAATGCATTTTGTGAGCTATACAAAGCAGTTGGCTGCCAATGGTTGCAGTTAGACCTGAGTAAAATGCCGGGAGAGCACAATGTTTGA